A genome region from Panicum virgatum strain AP13 chromosome 4K, P.virgatum_v5, whole genome shotgun sequence includes the following:
- the LOC120701807 gene encoding F-box/FBD/LRR-repeat protein At2g04230-like, whose protein sequence is MQLRSGRRLVYPPPKQQGGDHRRRSQQISEDRISSLPEDLLLEILVRLRSVADAVCAGAVSRGWRDLWTELPELIFWSAHPLSVQSMLARITRPSLDLVNIYLWSDWGDNDYEDWDVQISLLLRGAARLLPEKFIITIDIHQTGCVVDLPCFERTSFLSLHMRAISIRLPQYGEFTALKSLHLELCCIHLCTLLRLCPSLRILNIRNCSDLRHAGTVIVHSPSLEEFSLEISNHDICCILNIRNCSDLRHAGTVIVHSPSLEEFSLEISNHDICCIDIVAPVLKEVTVEAYIDISFTLSFLAPMVKKLRWSYDYGYVFVGFDQIWRLMSITVA, encoded by the coding sequence ATGCAACTCAGGTCCGGGCGGCGCTTAGTGTACCCACCGCCGAAGCAGCAAGGAGGTGACCATCGCCGCCGGTCCCAGCAAATCTCAGAGGACAGGATCAGCAGCCTGCCTGAGGACCTGCTCCTTGAGATTCTCGTCCGTCTCAGGTCTGTCGCTGACGCTGTGTGTGCTGGAGCAGTATCCCGTGGCTGGCGCGACCTCTGGACTGAGCTTCCTGAGCTCATTTTCTGGTCCGCCCACCCTCTCTCTGTCCAGTCGATGCTTGCCAGGATCACCCGTCCATCGCTGGACCTCGTCAACATCTATCTGTGGTCAGACTGGGGTGACAACGACTACGAAGACTGGGATGTACAAATATCCTTGCTTCTCCGCGGCGCCGCACGGCTGTTGCCGGAGAAATTCATCATCACAATAGATATCCACCAAACAGGCTGCGTCGTGGATCTTCCTTGCTTTGAGCGCACCTCCTTCCTTAGTCTTCACATGAGGGCAATCTCAATTAGATTGCCACAGTATGGTGAATTCACTGCGCTCAAGAGCCTTCACCTGGAATTGTGCTGCATCCACCTTTGCACCCTACTCCGCCTCTGCCCGTCCCTGCGCATCCTGAACATCAGGAATTGCAGCGATCTCAGACATGCTGGCACGGTGATTGTTCACTCGCCGTCGCTTGAGGAGTTCAGCTTGGAGATAAGTAATCATGACATCTGCTGCATCCTGAACATCAGGAATTGCAGCGATCTCAGACATGCTGGCACGGTGATTGTTCACTCGCCGTCGCTTGAGGAGTTCAGCTTGGAGATAAGTAATCATGACATCTGCTGCATTGACATTGTGGCCCCGGTGCTTAAGGAGGTGACAGTGGAGGCCTATATTGACATAAGCTTCACTTTGTCCTTCTTGGCCCCAATGGTGAAAAAACTTAGATGGAGTTATGATTATGGCTACGTTTTTGTTGGGTTCGACCAAATATGGCGACTCATGAGCATAACGGTTGCGTGA
- the LOC120702739 gene encoding uncharacterized protein LOC120702739, translating to MSIMTTTQNGVLDAEWSIGQVIAHLPVAAFSILELDLKTEEHTFGPMMLRLLRIQPTMQRLKVVLARNKVRVPCPVNCPCEHPINWRSEDVSLANLEVVEIHGLQGEDDEVDFLKIILRCATVLQRLTMTISDGVSPSNNGYEKICSIMKEYPDVECHMMASGSEGILYP from the exons ATGAGCATAATGACTACTACT CAAAATGGTGTTCTCGATGCAGAATGGAGCATTGGACAGGTGATAGCTCATCTTCCTGTGGCTGCCTTTTCTATTTTAGAGCTGGATCTCAAAACAGAGGAGCATACTTTTGGACCAATGATGTTACGTCTGCTTCGAATTCAACCGACTATGCAAAGGCTTAAGGTGGTCCTAGCACGTAACAAG GTACGAGTGCCATGCCCAGTAAATTGTCCGTGTGAACATCCTATCAACTGGAGAAGTGAAGATGTCTCTTTGGCTAATCTTGAAGTCGTTGAGATTCATGGCCTGCAAGGAGAAGATGATGAAGTTGATTTCCTAAAAATCATACTCCGATGTGCAACAGTGCTTCAGAGATTGACGATGACTATTTCTGATGGCGTCTCACCAAGCAACAATGGCTATGAGAAGATCTGCAGTATTATGAAGGAGTATCCTGATGTGGAATGCCATATGATGGCATCCGGTTCTGAGGGGATTCTTTATCCATGA
- the LOC120701808 gene encoding uncharacterized protein LOC120701808, protein MFVGPESFGFSARWIFRPASPLLSSLHRYKSSVPSGPGARARRERRGSAIGSVDSSAAGLGGCAEWAPAPALKDLLPELSREEQLRLQNRGFSGRDRRKCKGRITTEASPPSFSMAHRTEEERDAFLIRTVQHALCHYNARHQGGEFDAVKPLMEARVGFRGQVWFHLNFWARSRSTNKIKRFFAEVHYKRSSDPIKGPKLTPILEICTIIEEPLSQYRRTCAFCPARCDTASLFAGTTRIG, encoded by the exons ATGTTCGTGGGCCCCGAATCTTTTGGGTTTTCGGCTCGCTGGATCtttcggccggcctcccctctcctctcttcccTCCATAGATACAAGTCCAGCGTCCCTTCTGGGCCAGGGGCCAGGGCGAGGCGAGAAAGAAGGGGATCGGCGATTGGATCTGTGGATTCGTCGGCGGCGGGGTTAGGTGGATGTGCAGAGtgggcaccggcgccggcgttGAAGGATTTGCTGCCGGAGCTGTCCCGCGAGGAGCAGCTACGGCTGCAGAATCGCGGCTTCAGCGGCCGGGACCGGCGCAAGTGCAAGGGACGCATCACGACGGAGGCCTCGCCTCCTTCCTTCTCCATGGCGCACCGGACAGAAGA AGAGCGTGACGCCTTCCTCATCCGGACTGTCCAGCATGCTCTCTGCCACTACAATGCCAGGCACCAG GGTGGCGAGTTTGATGCTGTGAAGCCCCTGATGGAAGCGCGTGTTGGTTTCAGGGGGCAGGTGTGGTTCCACCTCAACTTCTGGGCTCGCAGCCGCAGCACCAACAAAATCAAGCGCTTCTTCGCTGAGGTGCACTACAAGCGATCCTCCGATCCCATCAAAGGCCCAAAACTAACCCCCATCCTCGAAATCTGCACCATCATTG AAGAGCCGCTTTCCCAGTACAGGAGGACCTGTGCATTTTGTCCTGCCAGGTGCGACACCGCAAGTTTGTTTGCGGGAACGACAAGGATCGGATAG
- the LOC120702738 gene encoding putative FBD-associated F-box protein At5g56390, whose product MQLRSGRRLVYPPPKQQGGDHRRRSQQISEDRISSLPEDLLLEILVRLRSVADAVCGGAVSRGWRDLWTELPELIFWSAHPLSVQSMLARITRPSLDLVNIYLWSDWGDNDYEDWDVQISLLLCGAARLLPEKFIITIDIHQTGCVVDLPCFERTSFLSLHMRAISIILPQYGEFTALKSLHLELCCIHLCTLLRLCPSLRILNIRNCSDLRHAGTVIVHSPSLEEFSLEISNHDICCIDIVAPVLKEVTLEAYIDISLTLSFLAPMVKKLRWGYDYGYVFVGFDQIWRLMSITERELDEFHVVSMSIMTTTRNGVLDAEWSIGQVIAHLPVAAFSILELDLKTEEHTFGPMMLRLLRIQPTMQRLKVVLARNKVRVPCPVNCPCEHPINWRSEDVSLANLEVVEIHGLQGEDDEVDFLKIILRCATVLQRLTMTISDGVSPSNNGYEKICSIMKEYPDVECHMMASGSEGILYP is encoded by the exons ATGCAACTCAGGTCCGGGCGGCGCTTAGTGTACCCACCGCCGAAGCAGCAAGGAGGTGACCATCGCCGCCGGTCCCAGCAAATCTCAGAGGACAGGATCAGCAGCCTGCCTGAGGACCTGCTCCTTGAGATTCTCGTCCGTCTCAGGTCTGTCGCTGACGCTGTGTGTGGTGGAGCAGTATCCCGTGGCTGGCGCGACCTCTGGACTGAGCTTCCTGAGCTCATTTTCTGGTCCGCCCACCCTCTCTCTGTCCAGTCGATGCTTGCCAGGATCACCCGTCCATCGCTGGACCTCGTCAACATCTATCTGTGGTCAGACTGGGGTGACAACGACTACGAAGACTGGGATGTACAAATATCCTTGCTTCTCTGCGGCGCCGCACGGCTGTTGCCGGAGAAATTCATCATCACAATAGATATCCACCAAACAGGCTGCGTCGTGGATCTTCCTTGCTTTGAGCGCACCTCCTTCCTTAGTCTTCACATGAGGGCAATCTCAATTATATTGCCACAGTATGGTGAATTCACTGCGCTCAAGAGCCTTCACCTGGAATTGTGCTGCATCCACCTTTGCACCCTACTCCGCCTCTGCCCGTCCCTGCGCATCCTGAACATCAGGAATTGCAGTGATCTCAGACATGCTGGCACGGTGATTGTTCACTCGCCGTCGCTTGAGGAGTTCAGCTTGGAGATAAGTAATCATGACATCTGCTGCATTGACATTGTGGCCCCGGTGCTTAAGGAGGTGACACTGGAGGCCTAtattgacataagcctcacttTGTCCTTCTTGGCCCCAATGGTGAAAAAACTTAGATGGGGTTATGATTATGGCTACGTTTTTGTTGGGTTCGACCAAATATGGCGACTCATGAGCATAACGGAGCGTGAGCTAGATGAATTCCATGTCGTCTCGATGAGCATAATGACTACTACT CGAAATGGTGTTCTCGATGCAGAATGGAGCATTGGACAGGTGATAGCTCATCTTCCTGTGGCTGCCTTTTCTATTTTAGAGCTGGATCTCAAAACAGAGGAGCATACTTTTGGACCAATGATGTTACGTCTGCTTCGAATTCAACCGACTATGCAAAGGCTTAAGGTGGTCCTAGCACGTAACAAG GTACGAGTGCCATGCCCAGTAAATTGTCCGTGTGAACATCCTATCAACTGGAGAAGTGAAGATGTCTCTTTGGCTAATCTTGAAGTCGTTGAGATTCATGGCCTGCAAGGAGAAGATGATGAAGTTGATTTCCTAAAAATCATACTCCGATGTGCAACAGTGCTTCAGAGATTGACGATGACTATTTCTGATGGCGTCTCACCAAGCAACAATGGCTATGAGAAGATCTGCAGTATTATGAAGGAGTATCCTGATGTGGAATGCCATATGATGGCATCCGGTTCTGAGGGGATTCTTTATCCATGA